TGTGCCTTTACTACAAGCTACTGGTTTATATCCTGGTGAAGCGATCGCAGTTACGGGAGTATTGTATAAACCGAAAAAGGCTACCAATCCCGGTGCCTTTGATTTTCAGGCTTACCTGGCGAGAGAAGGGGGTTTTGGTGGTCTAAGCGGACGGCAGGTTAGTTTCCCCAATGAACAGGAAGAACGTGGCTGGGGATTCTGGACTGTAAGGCAGCGAATCATCCACTCTCAAGTTCGTTGGCTAGGCTCTCCAGAAGGGCAGCTTGTCAGTTCGATGGTTATGGGGAGTCAAGCGGTAGATTTGCCCTACGATGTGCGGAATCAATTTATCCAGGTGGGATTGGCTCACGCTTTGGCAGCATCTGGATTTCAAATTTCTCTGATTCTGGGTTTTGTCATAGCTGCCTTTGGGCGTTTTTCAGTAAGGACGCAACTAGGCGTTGGGATTGCTGCCATACTTATTTTTATTTGCTTGACAGGAGTGCAGCCATCAGTTCTAAGAGCCGGGGTAATGGGAGTTGGGGCGTTAATCGCCTTAGCAATGCAACGAAAAGTCAAGCCACTAGGTTCGCTCCTGCTTGCTGCCACGGTATTGCTGTTATTTAATCCGCTGTGGATCTGGAATTTGGGGTTTCAGCTGAGTTTTCTAGCCACACTGGGATTGTTAGTCACGCTGCCAGCAATAATAAAATGGTTTGATTGGTTGCCGCCTGCGATCGCATCCTTATTTGCGCTGCCAATTGCCGTCTTACCGTGGGTTTTACCTCTACAACTCTTTGTCTTTGGTGTTGTATCTCCCTACAGTATCCTGGCAAACATCATCAGCACTCCCTTTTTATCTGTCATTAGTATTGGAGGAATTCTCAGCGCCTTAGCCGGATTAATTTGGCCTTTGGCGGGAAGCACCTTAGCTTGGTTGTTGTATTACCCCACTCACTGGCTGATTTTGCTTGTGCAGTTTTTCAGCTCTTTGCCGGGAAACTCAATTGCTGTTGGCACTATTTCAATATTTCAAGTATTGGCGCTATACGGTTTAATTGGTCTAGCTTGGCTCAACAAGTGGTGGTGTCGGCGTTGGTGGTTCGCTGCGATTATTGCTACTACTCTGGTTGTTATCCCGGTTTGGCAGACAAAAGCAACTTTGTTTCGAGTCACGGTGCTTTCTACGCCGGGAGAGCCAGTTTTGGTGATTCAAGACAAAGGGGAAGTCACGCTGGTTAATAGTGGGGATGACAGTACAGCCAATTTTACTGTGCTGCCTTTTTTACAACAGCAGGGTGTCAATCAAATTGACTGGGCTGTGGTTACGGATTCTCAACTTAGTCCTAGAAGTGGCTGGGCTAAGATTTTGGAACGACTCCCAGTATCTACCTTTTACGTTAACACTGCCTCTATTGGTAAACTTTGGACTCTAGGTGTAAAGATTCCGCCTCAGGCTTTGCCAGTTGGTCAGAGTGTAGCGATTGGAACTTCAGCTATCAAGTTAATTAATAGCCAACCGCCAGTGGTACAACTGCAAATCAGCAACCAGACTTGGTTAGTGTTGGGAAATTTTAAGCCAGAGGAAAATGAAAGAAAGTTAGCGCTCTTGAAACAATTACCGCCTGTTCAGGTGCTTTGGTGGTCTGGAGAAAGTTTACAAGCTGATGTATTGCAAAAGATGCAAGCAAAGGTAGCGATCGCCTCATCCGCTACCATCGATCCAGAAACGGCACAAACTCTGCGTAAAATTAACACCAAATTATATACAACCGAGCGTGATGGGGCAATCCAGTGGACTCCTAGTGGTGCCTTTGAGACAACGCTGGAAGCAACAGAAAACGATGTTGGTAT
The window above is part of the Funiculus sociatus GB2-C1 genome. Proteins encoded here:
- a CDS encoding ComEC/Rec2 family competence protein gives rise to the protein MNSAAGVILSLSYILGLLSTAVWWGKYAVLALGIGAAFVVPKFWRTGPKAKVWLTVGIVGLLAALYFQARVPQPLANDISKFVHAQNGKGQEQVVTVQGKIASTPRLTQSQRSQFWLEASKLNEVKNGENKPADVSQGVTGKLYVTVPLLQATGLYPGEAIAVTGVLYKPKKATNPGAFDFQAYLAREGGFGGLSGRQVSFPNEQEERGWGFWTVRQRIIHSQVRWLGSPEGQLVSSMVMGSQAVDLPYDVRNQFIQVGLAHALAASGFQISLILGFVIAAFGRFSVRTQLGVGIAAILIFICLTGVQPSVLRAGVMGVGALIALAMQRKVKPLGSLLLAATVLLLFNPLWIWNLGFQLSFLATLGLLVTLPAIIKWFDWLPPAIASLFALPIAVLPWVLPLQLFVFGVVSPYSILANIISTPFLSVISIGGILSALAGLIWPLAGSTLAWLLYYPTHWLILLVQFFSSLPGNSIAVGTISIFQVLALYGLIGLAWLNKWWCRRWWFAAIIATTLVVIPVWQTKATLFRVTVLSTPGEPVLVIQDKGEVTLVNSGDDSTANFTVLPFLQQQGVNQIDWAVVTDSQLSPRSGWAKILERLPVSTFYVNTASIGKLWTLGVKIPPQALPVGQSVAIGTSAIKLINSQPPVVQLQISNQTWLVLGNFKPEENERKLALLKQLPPVQVLWWSGESLQADVLQKMQAKVAIASSATIDPETAQTLRKINTKLYTTERDGAIQWTPSGAFETTLEATENDVGISY